One part of the Raphanus sativus cultivar WK10039 chromosome 7, ASM80110v3, whole genome shotgun sequence genome encodes these proteins:
- the LOC108816454 gene encoding NAC domain-containing protein 104-like — MEPKHKALPVGFRFRPTDCEISKYFLTRKALEQPMGSPIVPEECHDIFSRHPRDLPGYPRETHWYFYCRKLDSQVTPNSHSIWKQIGEETGVLDPKNYDTLVGIKRIFTFIDHEEEPNDILLSDEDEPPQYNWFMDEFSLPLTISETDWVLCHVFRKNIEPESESEEEGENEEKETVETESLDLLIEKDGNVLPPSPSPP; from the exons ATGGAACCAAAACACAAAGCTTTGCCTGTAGGATTCAGGTTTCGTCCAACAGATTGtgagatttcaaaatatttcttGACGAGAAAAGCTCTGGAACAACCAATGGGATCTCCCATTGTACCTGAAGAGTGTCATGATATCTTCTCAAGACATCCTCGTGACTTGCCTG GCTATCCAAGAGAAACGCATTGGTACTTTTATTGCAGAAAACTTGACAGCCAAGTTACTCCCAACTCTCATAGTATTTGGAAACAAATCGGAGAAGAAACTGGTGTGTTAGATCCAAAGAATTATGATACATTAGTCGGTATCAAACGTATATTCACTTTCATTGATCATGAAGAGGAGCCAAACGATATTCTTTTGTCAGATGAAGACGAACCTCCACAATACAATTGGTTCATGGATGAATTTAGCCTCCCATTGACAATTTCAGAGACTGATTGGGTTTTGTGCCATGTTTTCCGCAAGAATATCGAACCTGAATCCgaatcagaagaagaaggagaaaatgaagaaaaagaaactgtTGAAACAGAGAGTTTGGATCTTCTTATAGAGAAAGATGGAAATGttcttcctccatctccttctccaCCTTAG
- the LOC108816246 gene encoding glycerophosphodiester phosphodiesterase GDPD2, whose protein sequence is MRKSKEGQVLRWDVDSDDPLCTLQEAFERVERSLGFNIELKFDDQVVYEREFLVHVLRTVLQVVFDYAKDRPVIFSSFQPDAAQLVRELQSTYPVFFLTNAGNQMYNDERRNSLEEAIKVCLEGKLQGIVSEVKGVFRNPSAISKIKESNLSLLTYGKLNNVGEAVYMQYVMGIEGVIVDFVEEISESVTLMMIRSPSPSSGSKDDVAAINTRPEFSQKEIDFLLRLLSQF, encoded by the exons ATGAGGAAATCCAAAGAAGGTCAGGTTTTGAGATGGGACGTTGACTCTGATGATCCCCTTTGCACGCTACAAGAAGCTTTTGAACGTGTTGAGCGATCTCTAGGGTTCAATATCGAGTTGAAATTCGATGATCAGGTTGTTTATGAGCGAGAGTTTCTCGTCCATGTCTTGAGAACAGTTCTGCAG GTGGTGTTTGATTATGCCAAAGACAGACCAGTGATCTTCTCAAGTTTCCAACCAGATGCAGCACAGCTTGTTAGGGAACTGCAGAGCACTTACCCG GTTTTCTTTCTGACTAATGCGGGGAACCAAATGTACAATGACGAGAGAAGAAACTCACTGGAAGAAGCCATCAAAGTTTGCTTGGAAGGAAAGCTACAAGGTATTGTTTCAGAGGTTAAAGGAGTTTTCAGAAACCCATCAGCCATTTCCAAAATCAAAGAGTCCAACCTCTCTCTCCTCACATACGGCAAACTCAA CAATGTGGGAGAGGCAGTGTACATGCAATATGTGATGGGGATTGAAGGAGTGATTGTAGACTTTGTTGAGGAGATTTCTGAGTCAGTTACACTCATGATGATAagatcaccatcaccatcatcagGGTCAAAGGATGATGTTGCTGCCATTAATACAAGGCCTGAGTTTtcacaaaaggagattgatTTTCTTCTCAGGCTTCTCTCGCAGTTTTGA